The proteins below come from a single Thermopolyspora flexuosa genomic window:
- a CDS encoding HypC/HybG/HupF family hydrogenase formation chaperone → MTMCLGIPGRIVEVWEENGTRMARADFAGELRKVCLAYLPDLAVGDHILAHAGFALTRLDEQEAKATLELMREYAIIDAPAADPTTTGVTK, encoded by the coding sequence ATGACGATGTGTCTCGGCATCCCCGGAAGGATCGTCGAGGTGTGGGAGGAGAACGGCACACGGATGGCCCGCGCCGACTTCGCCGGTGAGCTACGCAAGGTGTGCCTCGCCTACCTCCCCGACCTGGCCGTCGGCGACCACATCCTCGCCCACGCCGGGTTCGCCCTCACCCGCCTCGACGAGCAGGAGGCCAAGGCCACCCTCGAGCTGATGCGCGAGTACGCCATCATCGACGCCCCGGCCGCCGATCCCACCACGACGGGGGTGACCAAGTGA
- a CDS encoding HypC/HybG/HupF family hydrogenase formation chaperone produces MTTNTAVPERDEVLLDETGARDLAAAALTLARRFAAGATLWCVAPSWEPHAHHVAVEFVHPVIVGKRALPAVALTGPDLVDQARLAVRPGDVIVAIAAADDPQVRSIMRRAPAWGATTLWIGNGPRPPAGAADHVLWVDEPDPLTPATGRFVLRYHLLWELTHVCFEHPGLLTPDTGGDCAGEVCVTCSDEGRLAEVIGPAGDLGGTLVRTATGEEQVDTTLVGPVAPGDLLLVHAGAAITRLDDEEATR; encoded by the coding sequence GTGACCACAAACACCGCGGTCCCCGAGCGGGACGAGGTCCTGCTCGACGAGACCGGCGCCAGGGACCTCGCCGCCGCCGCGCTCACCCTCGCCCGCCGGTTTGCCGCCGGGGCCACGCTGTGGTGCGTCGCCCCCTCCTGGGAGCCGCACGCCCACCACGTCGCCGTCGAGTTCGTCCACCCGGTCATCGTCGGCAAGCGGGCCCTGCCCGCGGTCGCGCTCACCGGCCCCGACCTGGTCGACCAGGCCCGCCTCGCGGTACGGCCCGGCGACGTGATCGTCGCCATCGCCGCCGCCGACGACCCGCAGGTGCGGTCGATCATGCGCCGCGCCCCCGCCTGGGGCGCCACCACGCTGTGGATCGGCAACGGCCCCCGGCCCCCGGCCGGCGCCGCCGACCACGTGCTGTGGGTCGACGAGCCCGACCCGCTCACCCCCGCCACCGGCCGGTTCGTGCTCCGCTACCACCTGCTGTGGGAGCTCACCCACGTCTGCTTCGAGCACCCCGGCCTGCTCACCCCCGACACCGGCGGCGACTGCGCCGGCGAGGTCTGCGTCACCTGCTCCGACGAGGGCCGCCTCGCCGAGGTGATCGGCCCGGCCGGCGACCTCGGCGGCACCCTGGTGCGCACCGCCACCGGCGAGGAGCAGGTCGACACCACCCTCGTCGGCCCGGTCGCCCCCGGCGACCTGCTGCTCGTGCACGCCGGCGCGGCGATCACCCGCCTCGACGACGAGGAGGCCACCCGATGA
- a CDS encoding D-sedoheptulose-7-phosphate isomerase — translation MSSDTGFLYPFLEAEERDADRLLADLAESARAKAAESAALRRRTLAECAGLIETAAAELARRFAAGGRMYVFGNGGSATDAATLAALFARPPAAEGVRPLPAWSLAADEAVVTALGNDVGFDLIFSRQLIARAREGDIAVALSTSGNSADLTTALAEARRRGLYTIGFAGYDGGAFAAEGTVDACFVVRSQSVHRIQESQALLGHRLWAAVQRHLAAHGGGPR, via the coding sequence ATGAGCTCGGACACCGGATTCCTCTATCCCTTCCTCGAGGCCGAGGAGCGCGACGCCGACCGGCTCCTCGCCGACCTCGCCGAGTCGGCCCGGGCGAAGGCCGCCGAGAGCGCCGCGCTGCGGCGCCGTACCCTCGCCGAGTGCGCCGGCCTGATCGAGACCGCCGCCGCCGAGCTGGCCCGCCGGTTCGCCGCGGGCGGCCGCATGTACGTGTTCGGCAACGGCGGCAGCGCCACCGACGCGGCCACCCTCGCCGCCCTGTTCGCCCGGCCGCCCGCCGCCGAGGGGGTGCGGCCGCTGCCCGCCTGGTCGCTCGCCGCCGACGAGGCCGTGGTCACCGCCCTCGGCAACGACGTCGGCTTCGACCTGATCTTCTCCCGGCAGCTGATCGCCCGGGCCCGGGAAGGCGACATCGCCGTGGCGCTGTCCACCAGCGGCAACTCCGCCGACCTGACCACGGCGCTCGCCGAGGCGCGCCGCCGCGGCCTGTACACGATCGGGTTCGCCGGGTACGACGGCGGCGCTTTCGCCGCCGAGGGCACGGTCGACGCCTGCTTCGTGGTGCGCTCCCAGAGCGTGCACCGCATCCAGGAGTCCCAGGCCCTGCTCGGCCACCGGCTGTGGGCCGCGGTGCAGCGCCACCTCGCCGCCCACGGGGGAGGGCCGCGATGA
- the hypE gene encoding hydrogenase expression/formation protein HypE gives MRQDVDDKHASGTSTTGAANGRRGPRFSEDQVLERIDAFRRRRPRLHEEVVTLAHGAGGKASAALVDAVFLEAFRDEELDRRGDGAVLELPTGERLAFSTDSFVVHPLRFPGGSIGHLAVHGTVNDLTMMGARPQWISAAFVIEEGLPVTDLQRIAADMAEAARAAGVRIVTGDTKVVASGAADGLFITTAGVGVIPAGRTLAADRVRPGDRVLLSGTMGDHGMAVLLARGDLGIESDIVSDTAPVNHLAEALLEAAPNTRWLRDPTRGGVGTVCNELARDTGLGVVLEESRLPIAPDVAGACEMLGIDPLYVACEGRFLAVVPADEADAALAALRAHPLGAGAAIIGEITEQPAATVALRTDFGGTRIVDMLVGDPLPRIC, from the coding sequence GTGAGGCAGGACGTGGACGACAAGCACGCGAGCGGCACGAGCACGACGGGCGCCGCGAACGGGCGGCGCGGGCCGAGGTTCAGCGAGGACCAGGTGCTGGAGCGCATCGACGCCTTCCGGCGCCGCCGCCCCCGGCTGCACGAGGAGGTGGTCACCCTCGCCCACGGCGCGGGCGGCAAGGCCTCGGCCGCGCTCGTCGACGCGGTGTTCCTCGAGGCCTTCAGGGACGAGGAGCTGGACCGGCGCGGCGACGGCGCCGTGCTCGAGCTGCCCACCGGCGAACGCCTCGCGTTCAGCACCGACTCGTTCGTGGTGCACCCGCTGCGCTTCCCCGGCGGCTCCATCGGCCATCTCGCCGTGCACGGCACCGTCAACGACCTGACCATGATGGGCGCCCGCCCGCAGTGGATCTCCGCCGCGTTCGTCATCGAGGAGGGCCTGCCCGTCACCGACCTGCAGCGGATCGCCGCCGACATGGCCGAGGCGGCCCGCGCCGCCGGGGTGCGCATCGTCACCGGCGACACCAAGGTGGTCGCCTCCGGCGCCGCCGACGGCCTGTTCATCACCACCGCCGGCGTCGGCGTCATCCCGGCCGGCCGTACCCTCGCCGCCGACCGGGTACGGCCCGGTGACCGCGTGCTGCTGTCCGGCACCATGGGCGACCACGGCATGGCCGTGCTGCTCGCCCGCGGCGACCTGGGCATCGAGAGCGACATCGTCTCCGACACCGCCCCGGTCAACCACCTCGCCGAGGCCCTGCTCGAGGCCGCCCCGAACACCCGGTGGCTGCGCGACCCCACCCGCGGCGGCGTCGGCACCGTGTGCAACGAGCTCGCCCGCGACACCGGCCTGGGGGTGGTGCTCGAGGAGTCCCGGCTGCCCATCGCCCCCGACGTGGCGGGCGCCTGCGAGATGCTCGGCATCGACCCGCTCTACGTCGCCTGCGAGGGCCGCTTCCTCGCCGTCGTGCCCGCCGACGAGGCCGACGCCGCGCTCGCCGCGCTGCGCGCCCACCCGCTCGGCGCCGGGGCCGCGATCATCGGCGAGATCACCGAGCAGCCCGCCGCCACGGTGGCGCTGCGCACCGACTTCGGCGGCACCCGCATCGTGGACATGCTCGTCGGCGATCCGCTGCCGCGCATCTGCTAG
- a CDS encoding HypC/HybG/HupF family hydrogenase formation chaperone, producing the protein MCLGIPGQVVEIVDPEQHLAKVEVSGVRRTISVRLLADQGLGPGDWVLVHVGFAMAKIDEEEAALTLDAMRKLGQAYQDELEAFDSTAIV; encoded by the coding sequence ATGTGTCTGGGCATTCCCGGCCAGGTCGTCGAGATCGTCGACCCCGAGCAGCACCTGGCCAAGGTCGAGGTGAGCGGCGTGCGCCGCACGATCAGCGTGCGGCTCCTCGCCGACCAAGGGCTCGGCCCCGGCGACTGGGTGCTGGTGCACGTCGGCTTCGCCATGGCCAAGATCGATGAGGAGGAGGCCGCGCTCACCCTCGACGCCATGCGCAAACTCGGCCAGGCCTACCAGGACGAACTCGAGGCGTTCGACTCCACGGCGATCGTCTAG
- the hypD gene encoding hydrogenase formation protein HypD, which translates to MRFVDEFRDPAAARALVAAIAELAGSDHFKFMEVCGGHTHTIYRHGIEHLLPENVELVHGPGCPVCVIPMGRVDDALWLAEQPDVIFTTFGDMMRVPGSRGSLLEAKARGADVRFVYSPLDALRIAVDNPGKQVVFFAVGFETTAPSTAVTLVRARDLGVRNFSVFCNHVTIVPPIKAILESPDLRLSGFLGPGHVSTVVGTRPYEFVPKVYGKPLVVAGFEPLDILAAVAMLLRQIREGRCEVENQYARVVRDEGNPQALRLMAETFALRPHFEWRGLGFISQSALRLAPAFAEFDAEQRFDMPGVRVADPKACQCGEVLKGVIKPWECKVFGTACTPETPIGTCMVSPEGACAAYYNYGRMHREAAQLVGRGGGR; encoded by the coding sequence ATGCGCTTCGTGGACGAGTTCCGCGACCCCGCGGCCGCGCGCGCCCTGGTGGCCGCCATCGCCGAGCTTGCGGGATCGGACCACTTCAAGTTCATGGAGGTGTGCGGCGGCCACACCCACACCATCTACCGGCACGGCATCGAGCACCTGCTGCCCGAGAACGTCGAGCTGGTGCACGGCCCCGGCTGCCCGGTCTGCGTCATCCCGATGGGCCGGGTCGACGACGCGCTGTGGCTCGCCGAACAGCCCGACGTCATCTTCACCACGTTCGGCGACATGATGCGCGTGCCCGGCAGCCGCGGCAGCCTGCTCGAGGCCAAGGCCCGCGGTGCCGACGTCCGCTTCGTCTACTCACCGCTCGACGCGCTGCGCATCGCCGTCGACAACCCCGGCAAGCAGGTGGTGTTCTTCGCCGTCGGGTTCGAGACCACCGCCCCGTCCACCGCCGTCACCCTGGTGCGCGCCCGCGACCTCGGGGTGAGGAACTTCTCGGTCTTCTGCAACCACGTCACGATCGTCCCGCCGATCAAGGCGATCCTCGAGTCGCCCGACCTGCGCCTGTCCGGCTTCCTCGGCCCCGGCCACGTCTCCACCGTCGTCGGCACCCGCCCCTACGAGTTCGTGCCCAAGGTGTACGGCAAGCCGCTCGTGGTCGCCGGGTTCGAGCCGCTCGACATCCTCGCCGCCGTCGCCATGCTGCTGCGGCAGATCCGCGAGGGACGCTGCGAGGTGGAGAACCAGTACGCGCGGGTGGTGCGCGACGAGGGCAACCCGCAGGCGCTGCGGCTGATGGCCGAGACCTTCGCGCTGCGGCCCCACTTCGAGTGGCGCGGCCTGGGGTTCATCTCGCAGAGCGCGCTCAGGCTCGCCCCCGCGTTCGCCGAGTTCGACGCCGAGCAGCGGTTCGACATGCCGGGCGTGCGGGTCGCCGACCCCAAGGCCTGCCAGTGCGGCGAGGTGCTCAAGGGCGTCATCAAGCCGTGGGAGTGCAAGGTGTTCGGCACCGCCTGCACCCCCGAGACCCCGATCGGCACCTGCATGGTCTCCCCGGAGGGCGCCTGCGCCGCCTACTACAACTACGGCCGCATGCACCGGGAGGCCGCCCAGCTCGTCGGGCGGGGCGGCGGGCGATGA
- a CDS encoding DUF6390 family protein — protein MTAATGFAGERLFARYAYAPNDLGYCGPAQSRILLECGAGGGDPARVREVARAFTGAWPYLRILARLAGAADPLDPRVVDAYWIGGGLGDQVDGRAFGKELLAEIGAQAGHYWRHLTPELVEEAAPNHCFHVFGVYPWSRLLGAGAGDHPLRVLDGCRINWGTVLERPDAGRVKVRSRRLLWDGTRLSLSEPRDGEATLAVDGHAFVPDVRPGDRVALHWGLVSDRLTEEQAERLRRTTLAQLEATNRRLARAAATP, from the coding sequence ATGACCGCCGCCACCGGCTTCGCCGGGGAGCGGCTGTTCGCCCGCTACGCCTACGCCCCCAACGACCTGGGCTACTGCGGGCCCGCGCAGTCGCGCATCCTGCTCGAGTGCGGCGCGGGCGGCGGCGACCCGGCCCGGGTGCGCGAGGTCGCCCGCGCCTTCACCGGCGCCTGGCCGTACCTGCGGATCCTCGCCCGCCTGGCCGGGGCCGCCGACCCGCTCGACCCGCGCGTGGTCGACGCCTACTGGATCGGCGGCGGCCTCGGCGACCAGGTCGACGGGCGGGCGTTCGGCAAGGAGCTGCTCGCCGAGATCGGCGCCCAGGCCGGGCACTACTGGCGGCACCTCACCCCCGAGCTGGTGGAGGAGGCCGCGCCCAACCACTGCTTCCACGTGTTCGGCGTCTACCCCTGGTCGCGGCTGCTCGGCGCGGGCGCCGGCGACCACCCGCTGCGGGTGCTCGACGGCTGCCGCATCAACTGGGGCACCGTGCTGGAGCGGCCGGACGCCGGGCGGGTGAAGGTGCGCAGCCGCCGCCTGCTGTGGGACGGTACGCGGCTGTCGCTGTCCGAGCCGCGCGACGGCGAGGCCACCCTCGCCGTCGACGGGCACGCCTTCGTCCCCGACGTGCGGCCGGGGGACCGGGTCGCGCTGCACTGGGGCCTGGTCTCCGACCGGCTCACCGAGGAGCAGGCCGAGCGGCTGCGCCGTACCACGCTCGCCCAGCTCGAGGCCACCAACCGCCGCCTCGCCCGGGCCGCCGCCACCCCCTGA
- a CDS encoding selenocysteine-specific translation elongation factor: protein MQVIATAGHVDHGKSTLVRALTGVDPDRWAEERRRGMTIDLGFAWTGLPSGERVAFVDVPGHVRFVGNMLAGVGPVPAVMFVLAADQGWQAQSQEHWEAIEAFGVRHGLLVVTRTDLMDPEPALAEAREHTTWPAVTVSGRTGEGLDRLRHALDRLVAGLPPPDVHAPVRLWIDRAFTITGAGTVVTGTLAAGTLRAGDVLDLGGERVRVKALQTLGEPAGRVEATARVAVNLRGVDRDRVARGMTLLTPGAWVETGTVDVRHGAGERPPREAVLHIGSAAVPVRIRPFAPGTARLTLARPLPLRIGDRALLRCPGRPIAGVVVLDVHPPVLRRGGAGRRRAAQLAPYAADPDGPGGPRLPDAATVLSWRGVARRAELAASGCDLAGLQAPGADGWLADPELWACLAGRLGELAAAEPGLPVDAARAALGLPCRGLVEALVRARPPLRVEGGRIVGTGLPAPVAAAVERLRRELAAAPYRAPEADDLARLGLDARAIALAARAGLLLRLRDGVVLPAGADTAAARLLARLPQPFTAAEARTALGTSRRVVIPLLEHLDTLGLTRRLDDRLRVVATPDTSAGDTARDPAAAGAASRRGAPTASGTARRSLP from the coding sequence ATGCAGGTGATCGCCACCGCGGGACACGTCGACCACGGCAAGTCCACGCTCGTGCGCGCGCTCACCGGCGTCGACCCGGACCGGTGGGCCGAGGAGCGGCGCCGGGGCATGACGATCGACCTCGGGTTCGCCTGGACCGGCCTGCCGTCGGGGGAGCGGGTGGCGTTCGTCGACGTGCCGGGGCACGTGCGGTTCGTCGGCAACATGCTCGCCGGGGTCGGGCCGGTGCCCGCGGTGATGTTCGTGCTCGCCGCCGACCAGGGCTGGCAGGCCCAGTCCCAGGAGCACTGGGAGGCGATCGAGGCGTTCGGGGTGAGGCACGGGCTGCTCGTGGTCACCCGCACCGACCTGATGGACCCCGAACCCGCCCTCGCCGAGGCCCGCGAGCACACCACCTGGCCCGCGGTCACCGTCAGCGGCCGCACCGGCGAGGGGCTGGACCGGCTGCGGCACGCGCTCGACCGGCTCGTCGCCGGCCTGCCGCCGCCGGACGTGCACGCCCCGGTGCGGCTGTGGATCGACCGGGCGTTCACCATCACCGGCGCGGGAACCGTCGTCACCGGCACCCTCGCCGCGGGCACGCTGCGCGCCGGTGACGTGCTCGACCTCGGCGGCGAGCGGGTGCGGGTCAAGGCGCTGCAGACCCTCGGCGAGCCGGCCGGCCGGGTCGAGGCGACCGCGCGCGTCGCGGTCAACCTGCGCGGCGTCGACCGCGACCGGGTGGCCCGCGGCATGACCCTGCTCACCCCCGGCGCCTGGGTGGAGACCGGCACCGTCGACGTACGGCACGGCGCGGGGGAGCGGCCGCCGCGCGAGGCGGTGCTGCACATCGGCTCGGCCGCGGTGCCGGTCCGCATCCGGCCGTTCGCGCCGGGCACCGCCCGGCTCACGCTCGCCCGGCCACTGCCGCTGCGGATCGGCGACCGGGCCCTGCTGCGCTGCCCGGGCCGCCCCATCGCCGGGGTGGTCGTGCTCGACGTGCACCCGCCCGTGCTGCGGCGCGGCGGGGCCGGGCGGCGGCGCGCCGCGCAGCTCGCCCCCTACGCGGCCGACCCGGACGGGCCGGGCGGGCCGCGGCTGCCGGACGCCGCCACGGTCCTGTCCTGGCGCGGGGTGGCGCGCCGCGCCGAGCTCGCCGCGAGCGGCTGCGACCTTGCCGGCCTGCAGGCGCCGGGCGCGGACGGCTGGCTCGCCGACCCGGAGCTGTGGGCGTGCCTCGCCGGGAGGCTCGGCGAGCTCGCCGCGGCCGAGCCCGGGCTGCCGGTCGACGCGGCGCGCGCCGCCCTCGGCCTGCCCTGCCGTGGGCTGGTCGAGGCGCTGGTGCGGGCCCGGCCGCCGCTGCGCGTGGAGGGCGGCCGCATCGTCGGCACCGGACTGCCCGCGCCGGTCGCCGCCGCGGTCGAGCGGCTGCGCCGCGAGCTCGCCGCCGCGCCGTACCGGGCGCCGGAGGCGGACGATCTGGCCCGGCTCGGCCTCGACGCCCGGGCGATCGCGCTCGCCGCCCGGGCCGGGCTGCTGCTGCGCCTGCGCGACGGGGTGGTGCTGCCCGCGGGCGCCGACACCGCGGCCGCGCGGCTGCTGGCCCGGCTGCCCCAGCCGTTCACCGCCGCCGAGGCCCGCACCGCGCTCGGCACCAGCCGCCGCGTGGTGATCCCGCTGCTGGAGCACCTCGACACCCTCGGCCTCACCCGCCGCCTCGACGACCGCCTCCGCGTCGTCGCCACCCCGGACACCTCCGCCGGGGACACGGCCCGGGACCCGGCCGCGGCCGGCGCCGCATCCCGGCGCGGTGCCCCAACGGCTTCCGGGACTGCCCGGCGAAGCCTGCCCTAG
- the rraA gene encoding ribonuclease E activity regulator RraA codes for MTVSTADLYDERGDELDSCDLQLRQYGGRSAFSGRIVTVRCFQDNALVRSVLSEPGEGRVLVVDGGGSLHTALMGDVIAGMAVANGWSGVVINGAVRDVAALRRLDLGIKALGSNPRKSAKTGAGERDVPVTFGGVTFHPGAELFSDDDGILVGRP; via the coding sequence ATGACCGTTTCCACGGCGGACCTGTACGACGAGCGCGGCGACGAACTCGACTCCTGTGACCTGCAGCTGCGCCAGTACGGCGGGCGGTCGGCGTTCAGCGGCCGGATCGTCACGGTGCGCTGCTTCCAGGACAACGCCCTGGTCAGGTCGGTGCTGTCGGAGCCGGGCGAGGGCCGGGTGCTGGTCGTCGACGGCGGCGGGTCGCTGCACACCGCGCTCATGGGCGACGTGATCGCCGGCATGGCGGTGGCGAACGGCTGGTCCGGTGTGGTGATCAACGGCGCGGTGCGGGACGTGGCCGCGCTGCGCAGGCTCGACCTCGGCATCAAGGCGCTCGGCTCCAACCCGCGCAAGAGCGCCAAGACCGGCGCCGGGGAACGCGACGTGCCGGTCACCTTCGGCGGCGTCACCTTCCATCCCGGCGCGGAGCTGTTCAGCGACGACGACGGCATCCTCGTCGGCCGCCCCTGA
- a CDS encoding SDR family oxidoreductase: MAISGRPPAGRVALVAGATRGAGRVVAIELGAAGATVYVTGRSWRGGRSEMNRPETIEETAELVAAAGGEAIPVRVDHLEPDQVRALVDRIEREQGRLDVLVNDIWGGELLWEWHSKLWEHSLENGLRILRPAIDTHIITNHVALPLLLRRPGGLVVEVTDGTAEFNRENYRHSFFYDLAKVSVNRMAFALSKEVAEHGATAVGLTPGRLRSEIMLEHVGVTEDNRRDALEREPHFAISETPRFVGRAVAALAADPDVHRWNGRSLSSGGLAQVYGFTDLDGSRPDAWRYIVEVEQAGKPADVTGYR, from the coding sequence ATGGCGATTTCGGGCAGGCCGCCGGCGGGTAGGGTCGCGCTGGTCGCGGGGGCCACGCGCGGCGCGGGGCGGGTCGTCGCGATCGAGCTGGGGGCGGCGGGGGCGACCGTCTACGTCACGGGCCGGTCCTGGCGCGGCGGGCGCTCGGAGATGAACCGGCCCGAGACGATCGAGGAGACCGCCGAGCTGGTCGCCGCGGCCGGCGGCGAGGCGATCCCGGTCCGGGTCGACCACCTCGAGCCGGACCAGGTGCGGGCGCTGGTGGACCGCATCGAGCGGGAGCAGGGGCGGCTCGACGTGCTCGTCAACGACATCTGGGGCGGCGAGCTGCTGTGGGAGTGGCACTCGAAGCTGTGGGAGCACTCGCTGGAGAACGGGCTGCGCATCCTGCGGCCGGCGATCGACACCCACATCATCACCAACCACGTCGCGCTGCCGCTGCTGCTGAGGCGGCCGGGCGGGCTGGTGGTCGAGGTCACCGACGGCACCGCCGAGTTCAACCGGGAGAACTACCGGCACTCCTTCTTCTACGACCTGGCGAAGGTGTCGGTGAACCGCATGGCCTTCGCCCTGTCGAAGGAGGTCGCCGAGCACGGGGCGACCGCGGTGGGCCTCACCCCGGGCCGGCTGCGCTCGGAGATCATGCTCGAGCACGTCGGCGTCACCGAGGACAACCGGCGGGACGCCCTGGAGCGCGAGCCCCACTTCGCCATCTCCGAGACGCCCCGCTTCGTCGGCCGCGCCGTGGCCGCGCTCGCCGCCGACCCCGACGTTCACCGGTGGAACGGCAGGTCGCTCTCCAGCGGCGGCCTCGCCCAGGTGTACGGCTTCACCGACCTCGACGGCAGCCGTCCCGACGCCTGGCGGTACATCGTGGAGGTGGAGCAGGCCGGCAAGCCCGCCGACGTCACCGGCTACCGCTGA
- a CDS encoding PaaX family transcriptional regulator — protein sequence MSERGSGAPPRDATDQGAHAAANAASAVGAAGAAPAPAPALRPQALMLTFCALYMLDRCHAVYSGSLIEVLGRVGVGEHTARSTLSRMSARGLLERHRSGKRVYFALTDQAVAVLQEGGRRLGRVVNREWDGAWTLLGFSLPESRRADRHLLRSRLAWAGFGPLQSGLWIAPHPVDVTELLAGLDVVDHVKAFRAHTLPPTVIDEMINDAWDLERIGAGYRAFLDRWAAAGTEAGGGDPLSELLLMSAEWLLLIRQDPRLPLRHLPPDWPAVPAERMFLARRATLMERARPVVDALLDRLPLDH from the coding sequence GTGAGCGAGCGTGGCAGCGGCGCGCCACCGCGGGACGCCACCGACCAGGGCGCGCACGCCGCCGCGAACGCCGCATCGGCCGTCGGCGCCGCCGGTGCCGCACCGGCCCCGGCGCCCGCGCTGCGCCCGCAGGCGCTCATGCTCACCTTCTGCGCCCTCTACATGCTCGACCGATGCCACGCCGTCTACTCCGGCAGCCTCATCGAGGTGCTCGGCCGGGTGGGGGTGGGCGAGCACACCGCCCGATCCACCCTGTCCCGGATGAGCGCCCGCGGCCTGCTCGAACGGCACCGCTCGGGCAAACGGGTCTACTTCGCGCTCACCGACCAGGCCGTCGCCGTGCTGCAGGAGGGCGGCCGCCGGCTCGGCCGGGTGGTGAACCGGGAGTGGGACGGCGCCTGGACGCTGCTCGGCTTCTCGCTGCCCGAGTCCCGCCGCGCCGACCGGCACCTGTTGCGCAGCCGCCTCGCCTGGGCGGGCTTCGGCCCGCTGCAGAGCGGGCTGTGGATCGCCCCGCACCCGGTGGACGTGACCGAGCTGCTCGCCGGGCTCGACGTCGTCGACCACGTCAAGGCGTTCCGCGCGCACACGCTGCCGCCCACCGTGATCGACGAGATGATCAACGACGCCTGGGACCTGGAGCGGATCGGCGCCGGGTACCGGGCGTTCCTCGACCGCTGGGCGGCGGCCGGGACCGAGGCGGGCGGCGGCGACCCGCTGTCGGAGCTGCTGCTGATGTCCGCCGAGTGGCTGCTGCTCATCCGCCAGGACCCCCGCCTGCCGCTGCGGCACCTGCCGCCGGACTGGCCCGCCGTACCGGCCGAGCGCATGTTCCTCGCCCGCCGCGCGACCCTGATGGAGCGGGCCCGCCCCGTCGTCGACGCGCTGCTCGACCGGCTCCCGCTCGACCACTGA
- a CDS encoding MaoC family dehydratase, with the protein MAATTAVGVEGVKELAGKHVGYSEWLEITQERVNLFADATGDHQWIHVDPERAKQSPFGGPIAHGYLTLSLTPYFLPQILKIEGFSMGVNYGTDRVRFPSPVPVGSKLRCGAQVDEVTEIAGGVQMKLTLTFEVEGSEKPACVATIIVRHYL; encoded by the coding sequence ATGGCAGCCACCACCGCGGTCGGCGTTGAGGGCGTCAAGGAGCTCGCCGGCAAGCACGTCGGCTACAGCGAGTGGCTGGAGATCACCCAGGAGCGGGTGAACCTCTTCGCCGACGCCACCGGCGACCACCAGTGGATCCACGTCGACCCCGAGCGGGCCAAGCAGAGCCCGTTCGGCGGCCCGATCGCGCACGGGTACCTCACCCTGTCGCTGACCCCCTACTTCCTGCCCCAGATCCTCAAGATCGAGGGCTTCTCGATGGGGGTCAACTACGGCACCGACCGGGTGCGTTTCCCCTCTCCCGTGCCGGTGGGCAGCAAGCTGCGCTGCGGCGCCCAGGTCGACGAGGTCACCGAGATCGCCGGCGGCGTGCAGATGAAGCTGACCCTCACCTTCGAGGTGGAGGGCAGCGAGAAGCCGGCCTGCGTGGCCACGATCATCGTCCGGCACTACCTCTGA